From the genome of Podospora bellae-mahoneyi strain CBS 112042 chromosome 2, whole genome shotgun sequence:
GCCGAGGCGAGACTTGGCGTGAGCTGGTCACAGGTCAGATAAGCTGAAGTAGCTGAGCCGGAGCGTTGGGGGGGCCAGACAACAGCTCAACCCGCTTCTTGAGCATTGGGGATTCGGATGGGTCAACCCGATCGGGGAGAGAGAATGTTTACGTTGGCATcatttttggtggtgagttcTGGTGGCTACCCACCTAGACAGGTCAATAGCTGCTCAACTAAGCTCAACATCGAGCGTACTGAATTGAAGGTTTGATGTCACAGAACAACGTGACTCCTTTGGGTCTCAAAATTCATCAAGGGGAGCAAAGCTGGCATGTCAGGCAGGTATCTTCTGGCTCATAACGCATGGCAAGGTACAAGTCCACCCAGAACCGACCATCCGATCAGCTTCCCCAGATAGTCGGACCGAGATCTGAATGACGGGTGTAGCCGTGTCGAGAAAGAAATTAGCACTTTGCTCCTCGTCTCATCTATCCGACGCAGCTTGCGGACTGTGGTCCAACGCCGTCTGCAGAAGGGCCGGGGACTCCAGGACCAGCAGTGCCGGGCAGCTGTATCGTGTGTTTGCAACATGCATGATTGTTCACCGCACAACCCACGCTTCCCCAGTCCCCGTGACTGTTGCGGCGAATATGTAAAGCATAACTGACAGTGGGGAGATCTTCGGGCTCCCGTTTTCAACGGGGTGGCCGACAAATCGGATTCCCTGCCTTGTATGCCAGCTTCCAGGGGGAAAAGTAGATCGGTCATATTTTCGCTTGCGGGAGAAGCAGACGATGGGAGCATGCCAGGAGGTCTCAGCGACAGAATGTGATAGAATTTTTGGGGATACCCAGGGGCTCCCGGTCTTGACTGCACCATGCTCACTGCTGCAGACGCCAACATGTGCCGCGGATGCAGACGACGATAAACACAGATCTCTGGATGGTCGAGGTGGGACGTAGGTATGTGGTCTAGCTGCTCCAGCTTCCGCAGACAGTTGCACCGTGCAAACTTGGCGCGGGTACATCAAAGCTACTTTTAGTTGAAAATGCAGAGTCTTCGATCATCTTCGTACCTGCCTTGACACCCAGAGCGAGCTGTCATTGGCACTCGGTGGTTATCCGATCCGATCGATTACCAATTACCACCCACACAATCCCGCCTTCCAAGTCTCAGGGTAACACTATTTTCTCTCTGGGCCAGCAAGCACCAAATGTGCagttttttctctcttgatATCGGAACGGTCAATCTCTCTGTTCAACACCTTACCTACCTGGCCATCCGTTttgagatggggggatgGCGACTTCAATCTGCAGCCGGGGGCTCATGTTTGCACAGTGGGCAAAAAAAGGAATTAATACGGAGTTTAGCGTCTGATGTATACGATAGGTATTCAAGAAAAAATCAAACAGACTTGTTCGTTTGTACCAGGTAATTATTCAGGTCAGATATCATCATTCTACAAGACCCAATGGTGCAATTGCACAACCTGCCGCTGACACCAGCACTGGCCAGCAGCACAAACACCGGCCTCTTCCATATCCATAAGTTGTACAAGGGACAAGAATGCTCACCATTTATGCGTTGTCCCCAGCCCACTTCTCCTCTTTGAGATGGCTGCATCACGTTGTGCGAAAACTCGATTGCTTCGCTAAATCCAAGTACACAATGACACATTTTGGGCCAAGAATCAAGCAAACCACCTTATCAGAGGCGATTGCACATCGAGACGCAAAGATTTTCGACTCTGCTTTTGATTCGTTTGCCCTCAGACAGTGagtgagggtgggggagagggactTTTCGACTTTTCGAGTGAGGTGTCACTTTACCCCTGGACATCTTGATTTTACTCTCCTTTCACTCTCCACAGTCACTCTCAGTCGAAAGCTATAGGTTAGTAGCACAAATGGTCCACTCGCCGGCAGGCAAGTCGACACTTGCCAAATGCAGCATCAAGAAACAGAGGTACTCAACGAGATACTTTCCCGGTACTTGTGTCGGACTAGGCAGTTTTCTTGGAGGTGGCTGTCTCCATGTTGGACCAGCCTCGACGTTGAAAAGCTGGTACAGCATCTTATCACAGTGCCATGTACTCATGATTGATGTGGCCCGTGGCCGTTGCCCCTTTGGCCTGCCATCTGATGCCAAATGGGTACATGTAGCTGCGAAAAGATGCCCATCCCTACATCAGGTGGCTTTTTCCGATGCATGTACCCGACATGTCCATCATTAGCCTCGCGCTAATCAAAGGCAACTCGAATCTTTCTGGAGGTACTTCATGCTCCGCTGTCAAAAACTAGACGTGTAGGACCAGAGAGAGAACCACAAGACAGGGCGACGGGCCAAGGTCAAGACCGTGGTAGCACATCATGTCAAGGGAAATATCCCTGGGGGAACCAGGCCTGTCCATGTCGTGTGTGCCCACCCTTCAGCGTTTCTggcgccgccgtcatcgcAAAGGACTGCCAGCGACCCATCATACAGCTGACAGAAATGGATGCAAACAGATGGCCCAATACACACAGGGTACGTGGGGAAACTAACCGACCTTATACCTATCGAACGAGAAACGGACAGCACGAGGTGATACACAAGTCTTTATAACATCATGACACTTGCATgtccaccccttccctcccccccttttttttctctcctcgCCTgactttcttcctcttcacccgtCTAGTGTCTTATCTTGTCTCGCTCGAGTTCTTTCTTTGCTCCTGATAATGAAACTGGACCTTGTGCCAAGCTCAACATTTCACAGATCACATCATACATCCCTATTCTGCCCCTTGTGTCTTTTGGGTCTCTTCTGTTTCAATCATCCCCGGTCATCGAGAGGGAGACAAAGGCCATACAACCAAGCCGGCCTTCCGCTCACTCTGCACGTCTAAGACAGTCTGACGAAATCAACCTGAGGACACCAATCGATTGTCAACCACTGGATCGGACGTAGATTACGCTGGGGGAAGGTTTTGTTTTTGATTCAGACCAATTCCAGAAGTTGGGACCGGAAAGGTTTGTGTACCATGTCTTACTCCTATCCTACGTCTGATCATTCATCTCCCCACTATTCCACTTCTCGGCCGAGGGGACATGTGCTTTTCGTTGTCCTGTGCTTCCACGGCGAGCGCTTTGATCGGTCCAGCGTTGCTCATGTGCGTCAATTCCAGGTCTTTGGCGTCCGccccccgctcccccatCTATCAAACCAGAACAGCAGGGGAGACAAGTCCTGGGAGACTTCAGCTTTGGGCCCGGGTTTTGCTGTCTTGGTTCCTGCCCATAACTCAGCCCCGACTCTCGACTCCAGGGGGACTGTTTTTTCGTTTTCCATTCTCGGTGAGAGGTGTTCGAGGCGAGTCGCAGCCTATCAGGGCATCCACGGCGGCCGATTTGTATCCTAGGGCCAGGTTCCAGTCTGCTTCATTCTGGATCGATCGGGATTTCGAGTTGCGGTGTTAACTGACCGGACAATTTACACCCTCTGCACACAACGCTGCTGtacccccctctcccccacccaccatcaccagacaCACGCTCAACCTGTCAGCTATTCTACGTCTCGATAATAATAACCACACTCGCAAGCCACAGCAGACGACAGAGACAGACAAGTCTAAACAACAGCCAGACTTTGAGACTCACTCTCTAAAACCAAGGACGAAGGCGAGAAACCGGAAAATTCAAATGGTGTCCCAGACCCAGTCCCAGTGTTataccccttcctcctcgtcgtcttcatcgtcgtcttcgtcgtcctcggGTTCTACGACATCCGACACTCACACCACActcatcggcggcggcggactCGTTCCAGGACTCGGTGGACTCGGCCTACCTCCACGACTCGGCAGCCGATCGAGTTACAACAACACTAGCCGACCGTATCCAGCTGTATATTATTCATCTCCCACTAGTTTGCCGTCTCTGGACTCTGATagacaacaccaccgtcaccacGGGCACGGCTACCAGCTTCCTTCACATCCTCTTCACGACGGCCACTCGCGTGGACACCTGAGTATGTCTGATCAAGGAGGGCACGGAGGTATGGATGGGTCAGACTCCACCCCACAAAGAAAAAGGATCGCTGTTGCTGTACGTCCTTACCTTACCTATTCTTTTCATGAGTCCACCCACCAACTAGCTCGGTTACCTTATGCTGACACTGAATTCCTACCTGGCTTAGTGTGGAAGGTGTAGAAAGCGAAAGATCAGATGCAGTGGTGACCCGGGGCAAGGGCAGCCATGCTCGAACTGCAAGAATGCCAATGCCGAGCCGTGTCAATTTCTAAGGGTGAGCTTCACTACTTTTTTCATCACTTTCAAGTTGTCTAACAAGCGCCAGGTTCAATCAAGAGAAGCCCCTTTTATCCGAAGTGAGCCGGTTGGCGATAGTCCTTTTGGCTACAACGTTGGTGATGCCAGATTATACCACGCTTCCCGCGCGCCCACGTATCATGCCTCTCCCAGTCCGCACGCAACAGCCTACGCTTCCGACCTTTTATCCACCACTGGGCATCATATGGGACATGGCAGCACTACCGACATTACAGGTATCTCATCGTACAGAGGCAGCACTCATGGCGGCGGCTACTCATACGTCCCGGTCAAACCAGCGTATTACACGGCCGCATACAGCTCCTCGCCACACGGCCTAACGTACGGGGTCCACTCTGATGTGGACAACTTTGGGGGTTATGGTTTGCCGGTCCCCACCGGAGAAGCCCATCACGATGCCCCCAGCGGCATCCCGGTCATGTCCATGCCTGGGGCCCCAGCTTGGCCATCTAGCAGGAGCATGAAATCTCCGAGCGGGTACGGCAGCATGTATCTGGATCCAGAAGTAACCGCATCCCCAACCACCtacacaacccccccaccatcggCCTACTCAGCAGTCCGGGGCCACTCAGCCGCCGGGGACGGGCCAAATTTCTCCTTCACAAACATGTCAGCTTCGTTGCCGTCGTCTCAGTCGGATCGTGTGCTTCCTGTTCCTtcttccaccgccgccaccaccaccacgaccagtCACCGCTCCTCCACCTACCCACCTCTCTCAGGGgccaacaaacccccaacgGCCACAGATTCGAGCTACGACAGCTACGGCTCCTCTCGCACCGAGTCCAGCGGGCCAGAAAGTATCTTTAGCGACTCGGAACGCGCTGCAGCCTTCTCGAACAGCCAGGGGCCAGCAGCCTTTGACATGAGCCCGTACGGTACCAGCTCCGGGTCGACCGATGCTTCTGGCCGAAGGGACTCTGCATACGCCGCGGCGGGGGCTGGACACGAGACTGGCGGTGGGCATGACGGGCCGTCGCTGCCTTCCCTGTCGTCTGCGTATGAGAGGCAtcatgctgctgttgccaCCCGGCACTAGTCTCGGGCTTTGTGTAGAGTGatgtttggttggttggaggcgcctacctacctggtaATCAATCCCAGGTggcaacacacacacaagacgTGCGTGTGGGTCAAGGCCCAACTATGGgggtggctggctggctgaacATGGAAAATAGAACAGTGCGTTGAGGTGTGGATGGACACTGGCCGAAgtcgacaacaccaacaattGTGCGagtcgaggttgggggttACAcagctgaagaggagggcaggTCTATCTTGAGCGCCCTCCTActccacacccacccacctaTCTACATGGAACAGAGGgagacagcagcaccaacaaaccTGACAACTCGATGCGAAGCAGCCACCCGTCGTCGTTCTtgctttccttttttttctctcttccctctctaATCAAAAATGTCACGATCTTGCTGTCAAAGCAACAGGCAAAGATCCCAGTGAGCGATTGATTTTTTAGTTGTATTTCTTTTCCCTCGTTTTTGCATGGTTGTCTCTGTTTTCGTTTTTCACTTTTGATTTTTGCTCCTTCTGGTCTAGGTATCTCAATGTTGACCTCTCAAAACCTTGAAAGAAAAAGCATTGgctctcttttttccttctttttctttggttGTGTACCGCTATCAACATCAAAAGATTCCCCCAAAGTCGCAATTTACTGTCACAAGAAATACAGAGAAGGAGATATGCAAGAGGAAAAGCCGGACAGGCTGGGACggagagacagacagagacagTCTGTGAAGGAGAAACCAAAATACATGTACATGTCTGAAAACCCATCACTTCtctcttttgtttcttttctcgtgttgccgctgccgctgctgctgttgtcgttgttATTGTCACACGCTTTCGAGCTCGGTTGCAGAAGCGCGTGCTGCTTTGCTCTTTTGGTCATTCATCGCGGGCATTTGGCGAGTGCGGAGGTTTTAATCTATCTTGTACTCCCTCATCCCTCGACAGCTCGACCGATGGCCAACCAAGGCTGGGTGGGGGCAGAGAGAAATGGGCATAGGTTCGGAACACGACAGCTCACCTACATGGTTCCCAATAGTGTCATGTATCTTTTCAACAGGGGTAGGGGAATGGTGCATTCTGTCCGCGGACCATATAGGTTGAAGAGTTTCTGAGGTTGTCGTGGGAGGTagagtggaaggggggataCAAGGAGGTACATGGCACAGACACAACGCACACAATtcaaagagagaaaagatgaAGTCTAATCTAATAGTCACTCACAACAAGTGATAAGAACAGAAAAATAAATGAAGTCAACACCATGCCTCGTCGTGTTGGCCTTGTGAGCTGGAAAACCCCACACACCAAGGCATATCATTGATGTTGAATGTTGTGTTGTGGCTTGCGCTCCTTTCCAGTCCAGCACATCACCAGCCTCAGGGACAGCTGTGGCGCAATATGCATGGAAGAACCAACCTCTCCGAAACATGCAGGGAAAAGCAAGACACAAAGAATTCCATCCCTTGCATTGAACACACCACTTACTAAAGAATAAATATCCTTTAAATCACTGTTGTCAAAAAAGTTCCTTCCATCTTTATATCCTGCCATGATGTTGCCCTTTACCGAAACCCAGTCCAAAAACCCAGAGACAGAGAAGAGCAATGCCTCAAAGTTGACTCCCCGATACCAGAAAAGAGTTCGAAACGGATGGGTCGTGATTCTTACAGGTAGCTGTATGACAATGTGTGTGCGCCTGCTTGTTTTGCTTGCTGATGAACCAAGAGATaaaaaagacagaaaagtCGACTCCCAACACCTAGCTGAATGCAAACAGTGacaaagcaaagaaaaagaaaagaaatcccaAATATGCTTCGACCTAGACTGCATCTCATCCCTCCTTCGCATTACTCTGGTTCGATGTTGGTGGCATGTCAGGAGTGGAAGGCGTGGCGTCAGACCGACCAACCTTGTCCTGGAGCCCTACTGCAGGCACCCTCGTGAAAGGGGAATTGAGTTTGGGTCGTCGCCCGCGTCGCCATTTAAGCGTCGGGCGCGCTCCgtcttctccttccactccGGAGTTCCCGCTCGGTATCCATGAGTCGGCTCTGGACCCACGTCCGAAACGCGCGATCGCCTCTCACCGCCTCACAGTTGAGCAGCTCCGTCAGCACCCTCTTGATGCCCTCGTTGACGTCACACAGtttggcctcctcctggGCGACTTCCCCCAGGCAGCCCGACGACCCAGATCTCTTCATCATAATGGTCGGGATGGACGAGCTGCGGAACTGGTGACGCGAGGACGACACGGCCGGGGCGGGAATGATGCCGGTAGGCGAGAGTGATGACGTAGtggtggagggcgaggagaaaaaggaagCCGACTGGGGCGATCGAAGCTCATCGAGGTGCTGACGGAGTGACTCGTGCTGCTCGTGCAGGATATAGTACTTTTGCAGCGCCATGTCgcggtcgtggtggtgcATCATGGTCGGCACTGGAGAGGAGCGCAGATCAAACATGGTGGCACGGGCGGTGCTGTAGGAAGACGAGTTGGCGGTGGCgttcatgatgatgatacgGATATTGGAGAGGCTGAGATGTGTTGGGAAAACAAGACGActgaagatggagatggagattcGATCAATGCGTAGCGTGCTGCATTCGaagggggtgctggtgcAAACGGCGGGACCATTGGAGGAGTTCTCGGACGTGCTATGTGTGTCGTTATTTGATGGCGAAGGacgggatggaggagagcaaCAGAAAGagtcggcggcggtggtgtatAACAGTTGTATATGGCGTGCGTGTGATTCAAGAATGAAATTGCGGTCGGCGAGACGCTGCTCCGCGCGAGAGTGCCTTATCTCTGGGTGGCTTCTCGTGCCCCTGGTCCCCTGCTCGGACGCTGTGCCCTGGCTCTCGGAAGAGCTGAAAAAGGTGGAAATGGGAGGGCGCTTCCTCttatgacgatgacgactgATAGAAAACAAGTGTCGACAAGGTAAGGTATCAGATTGTTTGACAGGTCCTGTTAAGTGGTTGAGGCGTGCGGCTCTGTTCGTGGCGGGCGTGCGTGTCGGGGTGCTGCCGGGTGGTGCCCTGAGATGTGGGCAAGCTCCGTTATTTGAGTTTGCGGTGATCGTCGAGCTTGTCGTCACTACTGCTTCCGACACAAAGGAAGATCCCTGCGTCAACTGTCTGTGGAACGGGCCTAGACACAGTGTGCTGTGGGTTGTGTGGGCGGGGTGGAGCTGTCAGAGCTCCCCTCTCACCTCACCCCTTTCCGGCCCCGCAGGTAAAATGCCTGCTGTTTTAATTTGGAGACTGAGATGACGGTATGACTTGCAAAAGATTACGAATATAAAAAAGAGAGAATGAATGGCAAACAGATCCTGCCTGCTCACGGCACTTGCAGTATCATATCAGAAAACCCAACATCGGGCAGCTGCAGAAGAATAAAAGGTGGAGAAGATAAGGGCCACCCGCAGGCGAGACAATTAAGGTAGAGATATCTGAAGACAGCATCCGCTGGGACGGACAGTGCGAGTGTGTTGTCGACCCCTCTCTTGTGTCGTGTCAGTCCGTCCCATCGAGGgcttctttttattttatttcaCCGCTCCGGGCCATTGTTCCTTGCTTCGCGCCGATAGACTTTTTGGTCTGCAGCTCAGCCCCATCACCAATGAGCCAAGCTGATTCGAAAACATGGTCTTGATGCCAAGCTTGCAAAGGAGCCCAAAGCTTCAAACAGACCGCTGGCTAGGCCTCGAATTGCATCTGCAGTGGGGTAACGAATACTACTGTGGTACATTCTCAAAGTACCCGTGGCCCGATCCTCATCGCGCAACTTACGTACAACCCTCGGAAGCTAACGCCACATGATATCGGCATCTGCAACGAAACATCCCGACACTGCGGGTGAGACAGCAACAGAAGACAGTCAGTGCCTGTTGATCATTACCATAATGCAGCCATACGTGCCATACCGATTATACATGATAGTATCTACACTACATGTGTATCCCAATATCCCATTatcccatcatctcatcactTGTGCAAGAGGCCATCTGCTATCCGCTTCCTTGCCCTGGCCAAACCCTGACTGCTGGCGCTATCCGGCTGCTGCGAGCTCGCAATTCTCTGCGGAATCGACGCCTTCTCCCGCAGAAGGCCGAGAGAAGAAGCCGGTACACTCATACCTCGCTTGCTCAAGCCAACCCGCCTTGCTGCTGACGtcggcctcctcttcttgacccAGCCGTCACCATCGGGCAAGTCAGAGTCCTGCGAATCCTTATATGTCTCGTCAATGTCGTCCTCTGCGTAGTTTTCTTCCAACGCAGGTTCGGGACTGCTAAGTAGTGATATCACCTGTGACCCCTTCGGGACTTGAAACTGAGCCGAAGTGCGCGCGCTTCTACGCCGGCAAGTCTCGGTATGGGACGACACAGGTTCCATCTTGATCTTTGCCATGGAGCTTTGCTTGAGGTGCTGTGACTTCCTAGGCGACGGCTTCTCAAAGGGCTTCACCATGAGCCTCCGTGCAAGTGTGGATGGGCCTCTGCGGACGTTGGGAATATCCGAGTCTGAGCTCGaatccccatcatcagaatCTGATTTGCCAGAGTCGTTAGAGTCTTCAGACTCGTCCTCCATGTCATCCAGCCGCCGCATGGCTTCCTCATATTCCACATCTGCCGTTGTCTTTGACCTTCGCGACTTCCCTGGTGGAATGACGTCAACCTGTACCGGGTCCCGGGCCGGCACACCCGAACTGTTATTGTTCGAAGGCTGAGTGCAGAGCTCGCTCACCGATGGCAGGGATTCGTCTGATGACGAAGACTCGGAAACTGCCCGTGCAAGGCGAGAACGACGAGGCGTTGGAACATTGTCCTTCTCTTCTGCCTGCTCATCCTCTGATtgctcatcctcatcatggCTTTCGACCTCGCTGAGTTCATCTTCCATGGCATAAGGAGGCGAGCTGCGGAGTGCATCTCGGTTGGCAGAGTCATCCTCGAGTGCATTAAGCGAAGAGTCGGCCAGATCGATGCTGAAGTCCGGGTCAACTTGCCTCTCGCTCTGGATGCTGCCAATCTCCGAGGGCGGTAGGGCTAGTTTGGGGGGCTCAACCCGATGCTCAGACGGCGGCAGCGAGATGGCATCCGAGAACCCATTAAAAGGCTCCAGCAAAATCGGCCGCGAATCAACGCCGTTGGTTGTATCGCGTGCAGCACGGCGAGATCCAAAGTCGCTTTGAGGCTGCGAGGATTCAAATGATCTCGGCAACGCATCATGCGACATACCCGTCAACTGTCGTGAGGGCGAGTGGCTACTGCGGTTCAAGAGTGCGTCATTGGCAATGGATGGATCAACCTCCTTGCGGAAGCCAGCTTCGCTGATCAGCTGACTGATTTCGTGTCGCCTGTCTTCCGTCATGGATATATCTTCGACAGACATCACCTGAGCGGCCTGGGCCTCCTGATCTTCACTGGAGCCATTGGGGTCACAAGATTCGGGGATGACGCTTTCCTCAAGAGTCTGAGTGTTGATATCCATCTGTGATGTCTCGTCAGTAGATTGTTCTGGTGCTTCATGCCCGAGGGTTGCCGATGTTTGAGCGCTCGTGGTCTtttcgaggttgttggcggtATGGGACGGTGATGGCTCCTCCACTAAAGGCGTACCTGGAACTATTTGAGAGGGATACTGCAGGACGCGGGGCTCCATCATTTCAGATATATCCAGGGTCCGgtaaccctcctcctcctcctcctcatcttcctcatccatGCCTGGAAGTTCAAACTTGTCGTAGACACGCTTGCCCTCGTCATCGTAAACCTTTTCGTTTCGATCCAAGTACTGATCTCTTTTGGCAAGCCGGACCCGAAGAACACCATGATCCTCCAGATTGATAATGATTCCCGTCAGGCGTGACACTTGGGGCGCCCAACTCGTCGCCTTGGACATCAAAAGTTGCTGCCAAGTAAGAATCATGCCAGGCGCAGCACTTCCAGGCTGCAACAAGGGGAGAGTCGAAGGGTCTGCGGGAAGCGGTGGAaggtcatcctcttcctcctcctcacgaACCTTTGATACACTGCGCTCGGGTTGTTCCTGCGGCTCGTCATCGTAGTTCAGGGTAGTCTCGCCATATTCCGTGCTTGCCTCGTGGTAATATGACCCTCTGTCATCATAGCTATAGTCCCCAATGCCACCCACGTCTGACCTTCTCTTTTTCGTTTTCGGCGTCTTTTCATCTTGAAGCTGATACTCGTCTTGAGTACgctgcttcctcttcttgcgGCCACCGTGTTGGTATTTCTGCTGGGGATCCCAACGTTGGACAAACGGGAATGGAGGCTCACTGAGCTCCACGCCCTCCTGGCAGCACTCGACAGCCCTATAATTGATCTTGGTTCGCCAGGCATCTGGATCCCCGTCCGCACCGCAGGCAGCGTCCTTATGGAGTGCCACAGTTGTTTCAGACAGCCGAGATGTTGTTTGAGCCGCTGGAGCCGCATCGTGAGCCgaagctggctggctgggggCATCGCCTTGcaactcctccacaatcATTCCAGTCAAAGCTCCAATGCGCTCCAGCATCTGTGCCTTCTTCGCAGCGATAGTCTCAGTTACACTGGCAAGCTCGGTAGAGTCTGCCTCGGTCATACCAGTACTCGGAGCCGTAGGAGCTAGCGCCGCTAATGCCTCAGcgcgagcagcagccttctttgCCTGCACCAGAGCCCTTCGTCGAGCGTTTCTTTTCCGAGTGGATGGCTTGCCTTCCCCAGGGCGAGGTGGACCCGCATCTTCACTTTGAACGGCCGGTGCTTCGGTGACTTGCAGGGTCTTAATGCGACTGGGCGCGATCTTTTTGTGTTCTGGGACAGCACGCTCTTGGCCAACAGAAGTGTCATCACCGCTTGAGGATTCGCCATCGCTGGAggaatcatcatcactggaGGAATCGATGTCGCTCGAGGAATCTTCACCGCTGGAAGCCGCCTCTTGGCTGGAACTTTCACTAGCCGAGCTGTCGTCGTCACTTGATTCACCGTTCGAATCATCGATTGAAGAGCCGTCAGAGTCCTCGTCGCTGGAGTCAGTTTCATCGGAATCACTTTTACCGCTTGAATCCTGGTCAGAATCAGGTGCACTGCTGTTTTGATCATCAGACTTGGGATCACCGGCAAGATCCACACCCTCATCACTACCGTCATTGGCGCCATCGCTGTCGGCATCATCATGGTCCTCATTGTCGCTCTCACtattgctgctgccgtcgtcgtcatcgtcactgTCGCTATGGCCATCACTGTCGTCGCCCCCAGATGGCTTGGTGTCTGCAGTGGTTTGGGCCTCCTCGTTATTCTCATCCTTGTCACTGCTCAGGTCGTCGTCGCCATCTGGGTTCGAGTCAGTGAGATCATGTTCTGAGGAGCCTGGTACAGGTGGGCAGACTTTCGAGGACGCCACTTCGGGTCCACTGTCACTTTCGCTGTCGCTAGTGCCTGATTCTTCAGAAGACGAGTGATGGCTAGCTTCATTGGCATCC
Proteins encoded in this window:
- a CDS encoding hypothetical protein (EggNog:ENOG503P761; COG:S); this translates as MDANRWPNTHRITSYIPILPLVSFGSLLFQSSPVIERETKAIQPSRPSAHSARLRQSDEINLRTPIDCQPLDRTHTLNLSAILRLDNNNHTRKPQQTTETDKSKQQPDFETHSLKPRTKARNRKIQMVSQTQSQCYTPSSSSSSSSSSSSSGSTTSDTHTTLIGGGGLVPGLGGLGLPPRLGSRSSYNNTSRPYPAVYYSSPTSLPSLDSDRQHHRHHGHGYQLPSHPLHDGHSRGHLSMSDQGGHGGMDGSDSTPQRKRIAVACGRCRKRKIRCSGDPGQGQPCSNCKNANAEPCQFLRVSFTTFFITFKLSNKRQVQSREAPFIRSEPVGDSPFGYNVGDARLYHASRAPTYHASPSPHATAYASDLLSTTGHHMGHGSTTDITGISSYRGSTHGGGYSYVPVKPAYYTAAYSSSPHGLTYGVHSDVDNFGGYGLPVPTGEAHHDAPSGIPVMSMPGAPAWPSSRSMKSPSGYGSMYLDPEVTASPTTYTTPPPSAYSAVRGHSAAGDGPNFSFTNMSASLPSSQSDRVLPVPSSTAATTTTTSHRSSTYPPLSGANKPPTATDSSYDSYGSSRTESSGPESIFSDSERAAAFSNSQGPAAFDMSPYGTSSGSTDASGRRDSAYAAAGAGHETGGGHDGPSLPSLSSAYERHHAAVATRH
- a CDS encoding hypothetical protein (EggNog:ENOG503P9EQ), with protein sequence MNATANSSSYSTARATMFDLRSSPVPTMMHHHDRDMALQKYYILHEQHESLRQHLDELRSPQSASFFSSPSTTTSSLSPTGIIPAPAVSSSRHQFRSSSIPTIMMKRSGSSGCLGEVAQEEAKLCDVNEGIKRVLTELLNCEAVRGDRAFRTWVQSRLMDTERELRSGRRRRSAPDA
- a CDS encoding hypothetical protein (EggNog:ENOG503P0PM), which translates into the protein MRLRLVVRRHALPDVRVVFSCKTENDPTIANLLEQVNEIIPLESNEWGLEDYTIELRQKDTGTAFDFFHFQQVADVLKDDEEIYIRPLVTNDRRKRRLSGRDQITNDGRHLLDGIPFGRPRLRAAYSRPAVDIPPLKRPRLTYHPHGEEEDDDAQQLMITESGERGRKKARRAGSVRFSAPYDADSDEDVEDDDFGGQNVNEDESDMEPIDEDDMEEQGLDSDSDEDADLEEDVQDDESDLEAELRDLGNDMEPEKGENSITYGEERGVNARRKAKEVEAPIDGRKRGTKRPRDSNEEDDSNAESVASVIKHYDQHGFPSGSILNGTASRYMVEEMRKKGEPVNLPVHTKFEDDDDEGQNDALEEDANEASHHSSSEESGTSDSESDSGPEVASSKVCPPVPGSSEHDLTDSNPDGDDDLSSDKDENNEEAQTTADTKPSGGDDSDGHSDSDDDDDGSSNSESDNEDHDDADSDGANDGSDEGVDLAGDPKSDDQNSSAPDSDQDSSGKSDSDETDSSDEDSDGSSIDDSNGESSDDDSSASESSSQEAASSGEDSSSDIDSSSDDDSSSDGESSSGDDTSVGQERAVPEHKKIAPSRIKTLQVTEAPAVQSEDAGPPRPGEGKPSTRKRNARRRALVQAKKAAARAEALAALAPTAPSTGMTEADSTELASVTETIAAKKAQMLERIGALTGMIVEELQGDAPSQPASAHDAAPAAQTTSRLSETTVALHKDAACGADGDPDAWRTKINYRAVECCQEGVELSEPPFPFVQRWDPQQKYQHGGRKKRKQRTQDEYQLQDEKTPKTKKRRSDVGGIGDYSYDDRGSYYHEASTEYGETTLNYDDEPQEQPERSVSKVREEEEEDDLPPLPADPSTLPLLQPGSAAPGMILTWQQLLMSKATSWAPQVSRLTGIIINLEDHGVLRVRLAKRDQYLDRNEKVYDDEGKRVYDKFELPGMDEEDEEEEEEGYRTLDISEMMEPRVLQYPSQIVPGTPLVEEPSPSHTANNLEKTTSAQTSATLGHEAPEQSTDETSQMDINTQTLEESVIPESCDPNGSSEDQEAQAAQVMSVEDISMTEDRRHEISQLISEAGFRKEVDPSIANDALLNRSSHSPSRQLTGMSHDALPRSFESSQPQSDFGSRRAARDTTNGVDSRPILLEPFNGFSDAISLPPSEHRVEPPKLALPPSEIGSIQSERQVDPDFSIDLADSSLNALEDDSANRDALRSSPPYAMEDELSEVESHDEDEQSEDEQAEEKDNVPTPRRSRLARAVSESSSSDESLPSVSELCTQPSNNNSSGVPARDPVQVDVIPPGKSRRSKTTADVEYEEAMRRLDDMEDESEDSNDSGKSDSDDGDSSSDSDIPNVRRGPSTLARRLMVKPFEKPSPRKSQHLKQSSMAKIKMEPVSSHTETCRRRSARTSAQFQVPKGSQVISLLSSPEPALEENYAEDDIDETYKDSQDSDLPDGDGWVKKRRPTSAARRVGLSKRGMSVPASSLGLLREKASIPQRIASSQQPDSASSQGLARARKRIADGLLHK